Proteins encoded together in one Mus caroli chromosome 4, CAROLI_EIJ_v1.1, whole genome shotgun sequence window:
- the LOC110292822 gene encoding cyclin-dependent kinase 4 inhibitor B: MLGGSSDAGLATAAARGQVETVRQLLEAGADPNAVNRFGRRPIQVMMMGSAQVAELLLLHGAEPNCADPATLTRPVHDAAREGFLDTLVVLHRAGARLDVCDAWGRLPVDLAEEQGHRDIARYLHAATGD; the protein is encoded by the exons ATGTTGGGCGGCAGCAGTGACGCGGGCCTGGCCACCGCCGCGGCGCGGGGGCAAGTGGAGACAGTGCGGCAGCTCCTGGAAGCCGGCGCAGATCCCAACGCCGTCAACCGCTTCGGGAGGCGCCCAATCCAG GTCATGATGATGGGCAGCGCCCAGGTGGCAGAACTGCTGCTGCTCCACGGAGCAGAACCCAACTGCGCCGACCCTGCCACCCTTACCAGACCTGTGCACGACGCAGCGCGGGAAGGCTTCCTGGACACGCTTGTTGTGCTGCACCGGGCAGGGGCGCGGCTGGACGTGTGTGACGCCTGGGGCCGCCTGCCGGTAGACTTGGCTGAAGAGCAGGGCCACCGTGACATTGCAAGGTATCTGCACGCTGCCACTGGAGATTGA